The following DNA comes from Lates calcarifer isolate ASB-BC8 linkage group LG2, TLL_Latcal_v3, whole genome shotgun sequence.
ACGCTGAAAACAGTgagactgaactgaaacagtaaagttgtCATTTGTACATTGTCATTATCAAGAgatattgattatagctgctttaatgATACTGTCCTATTGCAAACACCACcaaaagtcaaaacacagtatTTAAACCTATCAGTTAAAAATtgacaaatcttttttttaggACTAAGGACTAGcactaaacaacaacaacaataaaattacTAATGTTGTTTGACTACCATACAGGTTTGTTTACATCTCAGGTAATTCAGCCACATCACAAATTGTATTTCTTGTCATGGATTTACCTCTCTGCTCATGTTACCTTTATTTTCAAGAGGGCAGTTGAACTTCAAGATTTAGGACTTAATTGTTTATGCCACAGAGGAACTTTCTTTTCTCAGAACAGTTCAGTGTCTTCCAATTTGTGCTATTGTAAACGAGTGCgccacagtgctgctgctggacaggACAGTGAGGAAGGTAGGAGCTGGTCACTTGGCTTCCATCCAGCCAGAACCACTTACCAGCCTGGAAACGCAGTCCAACCCACACCTAAAGGAAACAACAGGGGTGAACAGTATGAGAATACACAGCTATAATCTGTActcttctgttctgttctgcttgGCTGGTGCTGCTTCATCACATAATGTTAGCTACTTTGCAACTCATTTCCCTTTGCTCATCCACAGTGAGCATGTCTCACAGGCAACAAGAGGTGGCTAGAAACTGCACACATAACTGGTGCGATATTTTATTGCAGGTTCAGCAAAGGGATCAAAGGAGTGGGGCTTACTTTCTTTCACAGGTTAGTTTGTATCAGTTTGGTACAAAGAACACAAAATCTGTCCAAAAAATCACTGAATGTACTATACACATGAGATATAACATGCAAGAATACAAGGAACAGTGATACATGTTGAGAAATACTAGTaacttgctttcttgctgagagtttgaTGAAAAGATACCATGTCTGTACGTCAAGTATCAAGCTACCCCCAGCAGCTCTTTAGCTTAAGTTggcataaacaaaacaacacattttgaatgttaaaTTTGGTGAAGAATTGTATTACTGTTGATGTTAGCTCTATGTAACACAGAAGGCAGACCACTCTCACACACTGCGGAAAAACATCAAACCTCATCAGTGGTTGCGCTCAGTTTTTTTGTCCCTCCATCCAGCACGTTGATGTATTTTTCTGGCAGGCTGACCAGGTCAAACCTGTATCTGGTGTGTGCCTGCAGCTCTCTACAGTACTGCAAGGCCTCCTCCCATGTCTTCATCTCCTGGACCAGAATCAGACTTTCATCCATACAGAGGGAGTACTGATAATATCTGCATGGTTCTCTAACCCAGTCTGGGCCATACTTCATAACACACTGCTTATCATCATCTGGTATATCTACAAGAACAAGGAATGAGAATGAACAACAGTTACATGGATATACAGTAACAAGATTCTATAATATTCCTATAAAAATTCCACCAAAGATTCTATAACACATACTAACACTCCTTCACATGTGATTGTGTTCAAGTAAACTGCATAATTGTATATGTTATAGCATCTAAAATCTTGACCCGCTAATAGTGAAATGTTACACTCTCACCAAAGTTATTAAAATTCATCCTACGGGGACCATGAATACTCACACTAAATGTCATGGCAGTCAGTCAAATGTAACTCATAATGGTGTTTAGAAAATGTCAAGGGGTCACCACAGTTAGTAAGAAACAATTTCAGTCCATCCAAGTTGTTAAACTATCTCAATCTTAATGAAAGTGGTGGACCGACCAAattacaaacatttcaaatgtgcAAAGGATCAGCAgttctttcattattttcattagatTACACTGAAGTCGGACTTGAGTACAGCCATAAgcaaatacacatatttttcttCTAACCCTGCTCACCACCATCCCAGGTGACGAATGTGACCCCCTCATGTTCACTGGCCCACACCCATACACCATCTTCCCCATAATGCAAACCAATCCAGCCTGAATACTTGGCAAGTCTCATATTGTCCTCTGCATTTCTGATGGTCACCAAGTCAGTGTAGTATGCTCTGCAGTAGGAATTCGCAGTGGTCCAGTTTATCCCAATGTGGACATTGACAACCTTTACaatgttcactgtgtgtggaggagtgaGAAGGACGACAAGGACGAGGTTGAAGAGGAGAAGACTGATGATGTTTCTCTTCATGATTTCTGCAGAAAGTCTTAGTAGAGTTAGGGTCATGCATCAGTTTATTGTAAtacaacacaatgaaataaacacaaaccatGTCATTCATGTATTAAGTGGGGTATCTGGCATCTAATGACTGAGGTCATGTAATTGCAATGTCTAATTTCACTGAAATTTTACATGAGGAATAGCTAAGGATGAACAAAGAATCCCTCTTAAAACAGTAATTCGTTAAAGTAATGTCACTGAACTGTGTTTATTCCTCTATTAAAATATTAGCACAAAGATAACAGATTTACAGGGAGATAAACAGCTGTCTGTAAATACCACTATACAGCACATTTCACTCTATTTAACTCTAATACTTTTGGTGCCTTATTTCAAACAGCAACAAAGTCTGTATGATAACACTTACCACAAATGATGACACCAACAAAGGGAGATCAGTGTAGTGGATTTCTGTTGAAAGGACAGGGCTGACAGAGAGCTGTGATTAATATGGTGGTACTACATGGGAACAGGAGTGTCCCATATCACCTATCAGAGCTCTCATAGCACCAGATTTTTACCTAAACggaccaatcagagcagcaTGTGTGACTGAAAGTCTGAGTCATTCACTTGGATAtccaccaaacacacaaacacaatctttAACTATGTTTATCCTCAATAGTCAAATGTATCCAGTGATGCAAAGCACAGTGAGATCAGGAAGTATTGTTGTGCTCACGATCCTCATCAACAGACAAATGTAagcattttatttgatttaaccTCTACATTTACATGTggatttgcatttttttgttttgtgcaacaACCATGGACTGGCATGCTGAAATTTACCTGACATACTGAAAGTGGTGTCCTCATCCGTCACAGTCCTGCTGATAAACCTCCAATGCAAAGGCATGCAGTATGCATagttatttgcatttgtttagtTGAATCAATTTGCTGGGATAACACAAAGTGTAAATTCTTGAGTAAGGTTCACACTATCACAGTTTGTAACATGTTAAGccaataataatgaattattaCTGAGGCACCactgggatttgaacccaggatctcctgtttactAGACAGGCGCTTTGACCAACTAAGCCACGGTGCCCACACCTATTgctgtgaaatattttctgagTAATTCTTCTCTTCTTTGGTGATTTATTTAGAAATATTAAGAGGGTTGATAGTAAACGAAAAATACAGACAACTGACTCACTGTCAACCATGTACTCCTGTAGACTGTTAGGAGCGAAAAACTAATCAGGCTGAAGAATCAGTGTAGGCAAAAAGAAATATGACTACAGTAACTGGACTTTTTGTGTAAGTGACAGGACACTTATTTAACAGGTAAGGCGCTGCTCAGACATAGATTTCCTGTTTGTAAGAGAAGCATGTCAACTGACTAAACCACAATGCCTCGACACAGAAAATTTCTAGCATGTGCATTGATGActtttttgttgatttgatgCACAGCAGAGCCAATGTAAAGCTGACAGTAGATAAACAGGTGGCATTAGTGACAAAACCAGGTACTGACAGCAGGAACAACTCAGACTTCAGGGTTGGTAACAATGCACtgagaacacaaacagactttAAGCTTGCATATAAGGCAACAACAAGACCTGTGGGACCACTGTAGTCAAAACAGGTAGTGACATGCAGAGACTATAGACTATAGGCAAAACAGTTTAGGCAAATTGAAATTTGATATTATTGGCATGATGTGGATTTTTTGACagatttaataaatataaatgtgcaGTAGACTATAAATCAGAAATATGATGACAAAttgaatgtgatttttaaaattttacatttcagatttCTTGCTCATCACCAAAGTTTGTATTTTGTCCTGAAGAATGGTCTAACCATCTCCAAATTTcgattcagaaaaaaaatccttgacGTGGAAATTATTTGTTACAAATTTGACTTCACAATTAATTCTGAACACGTTAACACCACTGCTGAAGCTTGGCCTTGATTGTTTCAGCAAAAACACCATTGCAATTTTCTTTGCCTCTAAAAGTAAgcaaaaaagagacaaatgcatttcatttgAACGGTGGCTTTCATATTTATTACACAGTAATACCACTTTATTTCAGCGTCactttttgaaaacacaaactgatgatGGCAGATAAACTCAACAGCTACACCAAGTAGTTGCTATTTCTAGCAATAACTCAGGTATCTAATTTACTTGCTTA
Coding sequences within:
- the LOC108897747 gene encoding secretory phospholipase A2 receptor isoform X1, whose amino-acid sequence is MKRNIISLLLFNLVLVVLLTPPHTVNIVKVVNVHIGINWTTANSYCRAYYTDLVTIRNAEDNMRLAKYSGWIGLHYGEDGVWVWASEHEGVTFVTWDGGEQDIPDDDKQCVMKYGPDWVREPCRYYQYSLCMDESLILVQEMKTWEEALQYCRELQAHTRYRFDLVSLPEKYINVLDGGTKKLSATTDEVWVGLRFQAGKWFWLDGSQVTSSYLPHCPVQQQHCGALVYNSTNWKTLNCSEKRKFLCGINN
- the LOC108897747 gene encoding secretory phospholipase A2 receptor isoform X2, with the translated sequence MKRNIISLLLFNLVLVVLLTPPHTVNIVKVVNVHIGINWTTANSYCRAYYTDLVTIRNAEDNMRLAKYSGWIGLHYGEDGVWVWASEHEGVTFVTWDGDIPDDDKQCVMKYGPDWVREPCRYYQYSLCMDESLILVQEMKTWEEALQYCRELQAHTRYRFDLVSLPEKYINVLDGGTKKLSATTDEVWVGLRFQAGKWFWLDGSQVTSSYLPHCPVQQQHCGALVYNSTNWKTLNCSEKRKFLCGINN